Genomic segment of Populus trichocarpa isolate Nisqually-1 chromosome 12, P.trichocarpa_v4.1, whole genome shotgun sequence:
gagattatccaacaaaccaatcacaacttctcataaatattaaatattcattatcatttatcaacgttcatatgaattaaaaaatatacatttacagaaattaccactccgcaataccattgataaaactttaaacggacccattaagcaagctattaattatttcaaaatagcacatgtaattcggtaattccataaagaaataacaatttacaaacaaatataatcttacaaaatctaaaacaaaccataacaggtacaaaattatacattcatatactacaagtttgtttgagaaataacaataaaacatgtacatctactaacaaaatacatatacttaaaaaacaataaaattgacatttaattaaatgttaaaatttaaaaagatataattacttacaaaaattgataaaatccgtcggtaaatcagaacacgcgcggatgctgtgaccacaaaacttcaagaaatataacttgttgtgctgatatgaggaagattttttttttgggggggggaggggggctggttgtttgcagatggggagagttgggatgaggaagaagaaggagaaataccTCATTTgatggggagtataaatacaaggaggagagagaggatgatccatcctcttcccaaacagcagctgcatgtcgttcttcccttcctctttcacaacaaaaacctaaaccaaaccagtagagagtgctttgtgaacgtgtgagggaaagatgagaccttgagagaagattggacagctgcctagagggaaaggaaaaagagggctggaaaacgtgagaggaagaagaaggaggagaaccagcaggagaagagaaagaatagtgtcaaaccttcctcaaacttagttagatTTGAAAGGTATGAGTCATGaaactcccttcctcttctccttaagACCAGAAacggaaatgaagaagaaaaccctaagaaaattgacctaagacctaagctagctgtgaaggaaactgaaattaactaggtggacaaggaaacagaaatgaaatgaagccaatttcagaacatctaacaaagaaaaatgaataaaatgaaaataacaaatcatcgtagagggctggctttaactatggggttggccagcatgtatgtgtgtgttctgctgggatttgttgaaggattatgtgctgaaattgatggtttcaatgtgtgtgttgtgctggaatttattgaaagattatatgatgtaattgatggttttcaatgtgtgtgttttgctgggattttgttgaaggattatgtgctgaaattgatggtttcaatgtgtgtgttctgctagAACTTCGTGACAGTGTATATGTTGGTGTTGTTACAGCATGTGTGGTGTGTGTTCATGCCAaaatgtgtgttgtgcagcaaaactgtgattcgctgccgaaactgcgtcggctgcagcgaattagcattcgttgccgaaactgagttgtctgcagcgaatttgtgattcgctgccgaaactgagtcttctgcagcgaattagcattcactgccgaattgtgtgttgtgcagcgaaactgtgattcgctgccgaaactgcgtcggctgcagcgaattagcattcactgcggaaactgagttgtctgcagcgaatttgtgattcgctgtcaaaactgagtcttctgcagtgaattagcattcgctgctgaattgtgtgttgtgtagCGAAACTGTGATTCACTGCtgaaactgtgtcggctgcagcgaattagcattcgctgccgaattgtgtgttgtgcagcgaaactgtgattcACTGCCAAGTGGCGTGTTATGCAGTGAagttgtgattcgctgccgaagttgagttggctgcagcgaaattgtgattcgctgccgaaactgagttgtctgctaCGAGTTAGCATTTGCTGCCGAAATTGTGGCGCCAGCAGCGAAACAATTTTCACTGCAGAATTGGCTGcatgcagcgaaccagttctcgctgccgatttctacaataagcctcctaggcagaaatgacttaaatgctagtaacaatttcatggtatgatggtgtaaaatatggaacacttgaatgtgaacatatgaactcttgaaacAAGTGTGAtgacgaatgtgattcaaaaatacaaatgtactgatttgtgaccattgatgtcttaggtggtgcggtcgggattggaccatcgtcaagacaagaacaacccacaggtggagcaggtaggtgacttgcaccttcctttttcatacgttgaataatgaaatactttatcatgaatattaccatattgcgttagaaccgatattagattgtcgaacgcttaaatgttgacaaatggttaattagctttggctaatggcatccgaatgaaTTGtcgggacaaatgattgattagcttcgactaatggcatccgaacgGATGATCGGGatgaacgattgattagcttcggttaatggcatccgaatgggtGGCCGGGacgaacgattgattagcttcggctaatggcatctgaatggatgaacGGGACGaacgactgattagcttcggctaatggcatccgaatggatggccgggacaaagaatgattagcttcggctaatgacatccgaatggatggccgggacgaacgactgattagcttcggctaatggcatctgaatggatggccgggacaaagaatgattagcttcggctaatggcatccaaatggatggccgggacgaacgactgattagcttcggctaatggcatctgaatggatggccgggacaaatgaatgattagcttcggctaatggtatccaaatggatgaccgggatgaacgattgattagctttggctaatggcatccgaagtggatgaccggggtgagtgaacgattaacctcagcaaatgatgccttaagaggatagtcgggtttaagattatggttgattgcaaaAATTGGTGCATTTATATGTACTACAAGctgtttataccaagtacatgaagaaattgtaaatgttaatgcttcatttaactgccagaccgtttagttaccattattattattattaagtaattgcattctcttaaatgttttgtactgcagcagggacgtcacaccaacgagatgtctaggaaacccaatacacgggaacctacttttgcaaggaatcatgtagatgcattctaaatcacaatgtattttgtatgaatcaatgtactgaatgtataacttttattagatctttttgtttaaatttgtaatggctattagtaggataggaatgcaaactcatgtctatgtatgtatatttttaatatgaacttctaatcatgcaaccataatattatgtgtttatgtaagattcacttttaaatgaaatgttgattatatggattgtattttgatgatgtgagggatcaggttcgttgattaccggcaccatgtgtgtcaggtatatataaaaaaaattcattgttgttttgggcttgaaaagccgggttgttacagttggtatcagagcagctGGTCTGGATCCTGAGGATCACTGATAATTGTGTTGTTGTGGTGAATTTCAGGATGGTACGCACCCGACAAGGGACATGAACTGAGCCGCCCTCCTTAGAAAGGAGGGGCGGGAACCAAGGTGCCCAAGGTTGGCAAGACGAAGATCCCTTGGATGATACGGCATCTCATGCTCCGGTAATACCACCCGAAACCTTGCAGGGGGAAGCTGCGGTAGCGGGGGAAGGCGAGAGGCCTAACCAGACAGAGGGAGTACCCCCAGTTGCAGCGGAGCAGCAAGAAAGATCAGAAGCACAACCATCAACTATTCCAACTGGTGTGCTCCCACAATATGTAGACGCGGGACTCCTTGTACAAATAGTTAAAGCAGTGATGGAGGGCATGACTGGTTCGGCGACACAAACAACTCCCACCACGCAGATTCCACAGGCAGCCCCTATGACTAGCATGACCACGGATAACGTGGTGCCACTGGTGCGACTAGTCAAGAGTATGAGGGAAATGGGTTGTGAACCGTATATGAGGGAACAAGATGCAGAGATAACTGGAAGATGGATTAGGAAGGTAGAAAAGACCATGATTCAAATAAGCATACCCGAGGGTTTGAGGGTAAATTGTGCAACCCAGTTACTGTCTGATAGGGCCATGACATGGTGGGAAACAGTTCAGCTGAGGCATGCAACCGAGACATTAACTTGGAGTGATTTCAAGACAGAGTTTGAGAATCAGTTTTATTCCAGGTACCATCGCAAGGTGAAAGAACAAGAGTTCTTGGCATTAAGACAGGGTGATATGTCGGTATCGGAGTACGAAAGGAGGTTCCATGATCTCTCATTGTTCACCCCACACTATGTGCCGACAGAGGAACATATGATTGAGAAGTTGAGAGATGGTTTGCGACAGGATTTGAGACAAGGATTGATCGCCTTACGATTTAAATCTGTGAGAGAGTTGATTGAGGCTGCCCAAGCTCTGGAGGCTTGTATTGGAGAAAGCCAAGGGGGACATCAGGGTATAGgcaaaaagagagatggggaCTATTTCAGCGGCAGACCACCACTcccgaagaaaggaaaaagtggAGTGTTTGAGCAGTACAGGAAAAAAGGGAGCTTGATGTTACCGCCCCACCAACAGTCAAGTGGGAGAGTGATGGTTGGACAGTCGCACTCGAGGGAAAACTCTTCAACTGGGACTGGTGACTGCAAGGGTGTTGACTATCCTTTTTGTATAAAATGTGGACAAAAACACCCTGGGGACTGCTCAGTTTCCCCCGGGCGATGCTTTGTGTGCAGATGAGAAGGTCATAGGTGGAGGAACTGCCAGTATTTGAGTCAAGGCTGTCATTACTGTGGTGGAAGAGGTCATTTCAAGAGGGACTGCCCTAAAAGGAACACTGGACAGGTACAAAGCTATAGGCAGCCCAGTCAGAGCCACCAACAGTCAGTCACCGTGAATAGGCCAGTGAGATCTTCTCAATCAGGAGCAAACTCCAGTCGAGGGAGACCGAGAGCACAAAATGATCGGACCCCGGGGAGGGTCTTCCACCTGACACAGGAGGAGGTCAGGGCTGCAtcggatgtggtggcaggtacactactattgaatgattttaatatgcatgtGTTGTTTTATCCGGGTACCACCCACTCATTCATTGCTAAGAGAATTGTCATTAAACTGAGAAAGGGAGTAGAAATAGTAGAGAAGGGATTCTTAATTGGAACTCCAATGGGAAACatggttgaaacaaatattgtgtATGTGGATGTGGGGGTTAGTCTATCTGGGTATGAAACAGAAGTAGACTTGATTCCCTTAGAGCtgcatgattttgacataatcCTAGGCATGAATTGGTTGAGTAAATACAAGGCTCGAATAGATTGTTATGCTAAAACTGTTACTTTCCAAACCCCTAAGGGTGAGAGAATGATTTTTAAAGGAGAGAGAATTCTCAAACCGATTGCCTTAATATCGGTGGTAACAgcccaaaaacttttaagaaagggATGTATGGGATACCTCACATACATCTTAAACTTTGATGATGAAGGTCCACGACTGAAGGATATTCCTGTGGTGAAGGAATTCCCAGATGTGTTTCCCAAAGAACTACCGGGACTACCTCCGAAGCGAGAGGTAGAGGTGTCCATAGACACTTTTCCTGGAGTCCCACCCATAGCCCAACAACCGTACCGGGTGGCTCCGGCAGAACTGAACGAGTTAAAGACTCAACTACAagaattgttagataaaggGTACATACGGCCCAGTAATTCTCCTTGGGGAGCACCGGTCCtatttgtaagaaagaaagatggaacccatagactttgtattgactatcgacagttgaacaaaataacaatgaaaaataagtatCCGTTACCTCGAATAGATGATTTGTTCGATCAATTAAAGGGAGCGAGGGCATTTTcgaagatagatctgagatcagggaacctacttttgcaaggaatcatatagatgcattctaaatcacaatgtattttgtatgaatcaatgtactgaatgtataacttttattagatccttttgtttaaattcgtaatggctattagtaggataggaatgcaaactcatgtctatgtatgtatatttttaatatgaacttctaatcatgcaaccataatattatgtgtttatgtaagattcacttttaaatgaaatgttgattgtatggattgtattttgatgatgtgagggatcaGGTTCGCTGATTACAGGCACCATGTGTGTcaggtatatatataaaaaaatcattgttgttttgggcttgaaaagccgggttgttacaaaTACCAACGGAAAAAATTCGTCAGTGATTCCTTTTGTATTTGTAGATTTTTTGGTAGTGACCGTCATTTTTCTTCGTCTtggattacaaaataaatttcctaTCTAAATTCCTACCTTTctaaattacataacatttacataattaattaagaaaattcgaGTTACATTCGaggaaaattaaatgagaaaagaattttacaacttataagaaaaatagagaaaagacaAGACATGCAAGCCCTATTTAATATTACCACCATTCAATCATAAAAACACAATCACATTGATCTTTAATGTCCATAATCATCCATCATGCATAAGAACATATTAatatgcataataaaattattatacaaagactAAGGAAATGATGTTTCACTATAGTAATTGCAACATTATTTCATTCTTCTGCTACGTCCAAAATTAGCTTGAGatattacatgtttttattaacatatatgatctttactatattttattatatataagcatcgatttttttattcacagtTATATTTGTTACTCAATGTCAAAAAACATGCTAATAACACCTACACATTAGTtcttttgagtaaaaaaaattatttgacctttgtttttttaaaaaaaaaattattcgacccGCGGCGAAGCGCAGTTAAAATAATTAGTAGaatttaaatacaaacaaatatcatcgaaatattattatattataaaaaaataatgtgtggCAATTTTGCATAATTGATTAGAAGAAGAATAAGTTGTATGTAGACTTGCATttacatattattaaaattaaagaatgaaaattcAGCAAATACATAACAAggaattaatataataataataatactatataCTTGACCTCCAAATTCAACTCCAATGGTATGAGCTCTTTGAAAAAGAATGCATCATGACATGGTAATTTGGCAAGTTTTGCCAACTCTTTTTGAATAGTAAGCTCCactaacatcatcatcatcatccacaAATcttcaatataataatattatatatgtattatttGTGGTACCAAACCACTTAATATGGGGTGGGTTAACAATTAATCAAGAAAgactaaaaaaagagaggcaaatTGTACTTGCCCACAAATCCAAATTTAACCAAGAAACAgagttttgtgtgtgtgtgtgtaagctAAATAGTGAAGAGATAAACCTTGCAAAACATAACAACTTTAATAACCCATtttccagagagagagagagagagagaggaacgaCATTAGAGGATAGAGTTAGTTTAGCTCAAAGTTTTGTTGTTCACTTCAATCGATACATGGGCAATTTAGTCATTTAGATTGGAACTGTGTATTTGATTCACTTCCCTGTGATAGTAAGTGACGCTACCGCCAATGCATTGTACTTATTCGGaggtgtttgaaaatgtattggGGCTATATTTTacagtatttattatttaaaataattttttaaaaaaaaaaatttattttttataacaacacatcaaaacaatcgaaaactattaaaaaaattaatttaaaacaaaaaaaatcaaaaattttcaaatgcatttttttaacgcaaaaacaaatatttttttagtaagttAAGatgtatataagaaaaaatattaatagggATACGAGGGGCATACCTTAAGAAATACAATGAATTTGTTATTCGGATTCAAAAGTCATAAAGTCTATAAGATTAGGGGAAATAGACTACAAGAAAGCTCAAAAAGCTAAACAACATCAAACCAAAatgaaacaatataaataaatacagaaaTCAAAgctaccaagtagatatgatcTCTGCAGATATCTGGTACTGGGCTTTTATGTCTAGAAGTCGTAATCTTAACAAGCTAAAGATCTTTTCCACCATATCATGCTGTGATCGGTAGCGTTGGTTAAAGACACAAGTATTCTTTTCATACCACATGAGGTAAACTATGGTAGAGAGTGACAATTATGCTAGAATATGTGTGAAGTCCTTTCTCTCCCAAAATCGAAGGGAAGCCCACTAAAGAAAAAGGTGTTATGACATAGAAGACCAAGGAAATAAAGTCATGTCTAAGATCTCTCTCTATATTGAAGCTGAGATAAAgcactaaaaaaatagatgagcATGGGTCTCCAAATGTGAACCACATAAGATACATATTGCAGAGGTGATGATCTGAAAAATATGTAGTTTGTCCATAGTGTGTAGACGACCCAAAAAGGGCAAGCTACAAGATGAAAGAGTGTCGTGGGACATGTCCTGAAAACTAGAGAAGATGGTGCATAGTATTTTTGGGCCGGTATCCCGAAGTGCCTTCCAAGTTAAATCAATAGTTAACCTCCCCGTAGGATGACCTGTCTAGACATAGTGATCCGAAAACTAACTCGGGGTGGGATTTAATGCAGTCCCAGATCTGCTGGAGGTCCTTATTACCTGAAGGAAAGTCCCAGCCACCATCCTCAATAATGTCTACAACCTTTGCATCCCAAGACAATCCAGTAGATGATAGAGTCTTGAAAGGAAAAAGGTCACAAAAACACTATCCATCTGGCAACCAATAATCTAACCATAAAGAAGTTAGAGAGCCATCACCAATGCAAGAGACAAACATACTCTTACATCAATCTCAACTCTGAAGAATCTTCCACCATGACCGAGAAGATATCTAAGGTAGATTGACATGACAAAATGATCAACCTCTAAGCAGTACAAAATGCACCCAAGCTGGCCAAACTAAGGATCTATCTGAAAGTAGCCTCTAAACATACTTGAGGATAGTTATTCTATTCCAAGTCTTGACCCTTTTAATCCTAAGCCCACCTACCTATAAAGGATAATAAACTGAAGCTCAAGCCACCTTTGCCCCTAAAGGGGAAATAGATGAACCTTTCCAGAGGAAGGCAGCTAACAAGCCCTCAATTTTCTTGATAATAGATTAAAGAAGGATAAACATAGTAGACTAATATATCTGGATGGAAAAGAGAACGAATTTGATTAGTTGCAAATGGCCAGCATATGTAAGAGATGTTGAGTTCCACAACCTGATCATAAAGAGAATCCATTCAACTAAAGCCATGTAGTCACTATGTTTCAGCCGGGAAGCAATCAAATGGACCCCCAAGAATCTGACTGGAAGGGAGCCCAATCTAAAACCCAAGAGATCCAAGAGAGATGCTTTCAAATCATCATCCATACTTGATAAGAAAACATGACTCTTTTTTGGGTTGATTACCAATTATGATAACATAACAAAGTCATCCAGAGCCCTCCTCGCAACTCTCATTGAATCCATGTCTACCTGACAGAATATCATAAGGTCATCAGGAAAGCATAAATGAGTAATACTTTCCTACTGACACCTTTAGTGATAATGATATCTTTGTTCCTAAGTAGCCTATCTAAGAATACCCTTCAAGCCCTCCACAACCATCACAAATAAATAAGGGAACAAAGGATCACCCTGTCGAATATCCCTAGCtgactaaaaaaaaccatgcagctCTTGCTCCCCATTCATAGCCATTGAGAAATGTACAGTGGACATGCCGACCTTAATCCATCTAATCATGGAGTTAGGGActccaattatttttaaacctaaGAGGATGAATTCCCAATTGACTGTATCAAAAGCTTTCTTGATGTCTATTTGCAAAGCACATCTAAACATAATATCGGGTAAATAATAGTTATGCATGAGCTCATGTGTCAATAAAATGACATCTGATATCTGTCTCTCAAACACAAAAGCAGTATGAGAAAGCCCTATAACATCAAGCAGTATCAACTGCAACATGCTCACAATGACTTTAGATATGCACTTATACATCACATTACAACAAAATACAGGCCTAAAGTCATTCATAGTAAGAGGATTCTCTATTTTTGGTACCAAAGCTATCCTAGTAGCATTAACATATCTAGGTAGAGTAGAGAATTCAAAGAAATACTTCACTGCAGCAAAAAAATCACTACAAAAAAtccctcaactccttttgaaaaacaatgaaatcacTACCAAGAATTCCCCAACTCCTTTTGAAAAATAGTGAAGTATATTCATCCGGGCTTGGTGTATTATCATCTGGTATGGAGAACAAAGCCTCcttaatctcatcatttataATAATAGTCTCTAGAGACGGTAGCATATCAGgtgaaatataacaaaaaaagtaCCTAAAGACATCAGTTAAGGGGGTGGTCGAATGGGTAGATAGCAAGCCCTGAAAATATCTAACTACCATCTGATCTAAATCTTATTGATCTGTCACTTGAGATCATGTCTCATCAGTCAAACCATGAATCATATTCCTAACCTATCTATAAAGCAATGATCTGTGGAAGAATTTGGTATTTCTATCACCCATGTTTAGCCATTAAACCCGAGACCTCTACTTATAAAAAGCCTCTTCATCCTTACATAAATGAGCATACTATTTAGCAAGGCCCCTCTTAGCATCCATATACTCTTCATAATAAAGAGACCCATCAAGTAGAACCCGTGTTGCATCCCACTAAGCCTTCATCTCTATCACACTGCTATATACGTGGCTTGTGTGATAATGATGTAGAGACTCCAGTTTAGGCTTCAACAAATTTAATCTTCTGGTGAGCCTATACATAGGGGTACCCTCTACAGGAGTACGCCACACATCCTCAATAATTCCCAAGAAATCAACCTTGTCAGCCCAAACATTTAAGAACTTAAGGAATTTCTTCCCTTAGGAATTGATGTACCAAACTACACCACCACAACACTATGATCTGAATGCTCTTTAAGCAAGAATTCTGAATAAGTAGTAGGCCATATAGTGAACTAGGTAGAGTTGCCAAAAACCTAATCTAACTTCTCTAAAATAGTCTTTGTATCCTGCTGATTATTATGCCATGAGAATTTCAAACCTGTATAAGGAACTTTAACCAGTTCTGCATCTTATATACATGCACCAAAATCATCCATATATCCATGCCAAACAGGATCACCCTCACACTTATTTGAAGagctaaaaatacattaaagtCACCTAATATCAACCAAGACCTATTGTGATAACCTACTGCATGCAATCTTAAATACTCTCATAGATCTTTTTAGCCAATAAGTGTATTCAAACCATAAACATAAGTCATAATGAAAACACATCCATCATGCAAATTATAAACCTCATAAGTAACTCACTGATAGGATAAGTCCAAACATGCAATATTATAAACTAAAGGATCCCAACCAACAAGAATATGACAATTAATATCAAGAGTGACATTAGATAAATAACATCATGATGTAGGATTAAATGTGGTCTTAAATATCCCTATCTTATTAGAAACAACTTTTGTTTCCAACAATCTAATTAAAtgaagattaaatttatttatccaaGCCTTAATatccctttgtttttttaaaccattAAGGCCTCATATATTCCAGCTTCCtagcataaatataataaaatggaaaagatagataaataaataaatcactaaCCTCTAGAGCCctttcctctcttctctttaCTCTTTGCTCTAGTACTTGAAGGGGAGAACTTAGTACCTAGAGACATAGCTTGGATGAGGGCTACTGAAACCAAATCATCAAATGAGGTTAGAACATCCCTTGTCGATGAGGATGTGTTAGCCTCACTAGTGCTCAATGTTGGTGCTAACATGCTAACGATGCATCTTGGTATCTCCATCAAAGCTTGTTGGTCTTTCTCAACATGGGTAATATCATTATTAGGGTTATATGCTGATTCTAAACCATAATCTGCCATATCACCCCAGGGGCAGCCAATTGCCTCATTTCCTATCAAAACACTTTGATCCACCTCAATTTTGACCTTAAGCATCCCAGCCCCTTTACCCATTAAGGTTTTCATAACACTGTTATCTGTTAAAAGCATGGCATTAGGAGCTTTATAAACCAAAGACTTAACCAACCTTTATTAGTTGAATTTTGACCATCCACTATCACAACCTCATCCAATATTTGTCCTGCTATCTCACTAGGTCCATCAAGACCCACACTATACTCCTTGGTCGAATAGGTTACAATCCTATTCGTGCTCAAGTTCTCAACAGGAATTGTACTAGTTGTCAAAGCATCACCTTCATTGTTAAACTTAGACAAGTCAATCTTATTCAAATCATGCTTATTAATCTCACATGAATGTCCAAAGACTTGGCAAGTACTGTATATTTTTTGTTACCATTCATATTCAATATGAACTGAGATAGGCTTAGTTGATAAGCtgcaagtaaacaaaaaaatcatcaatatcaaCACATACCCTTGCGAAGTCAAGTCTAGTGCACCCTAAAGTCTACTCATCACATGAAAGAGGCCTCCTAACCATGGTTGACACCTTGCTCAAACCCTTTATTGTCCATAAAGGGAATGGTAAGCCATGTAGTCTCACTCATACTGATAACCTCTTGATT
This window contains:
- the LOC112323659 gene encoding uncharacterized protein LOC112323659: MVDCKNWMGEAAVAGEGERPNQTEGVPPVAAEQQERSEAQPSTIPTGVLPQYVDAGLLVQIVKAVMEGMTGSATQTTPTTQIPQAAPMTSMTTDNVVPLVRLVKSMREMGCEPYMREQDAEITGRWIRKVEKTMIQISIPEGLRVNCATQLLSDRAMTWWETVQLRHATETLTWSDFKTEFENQFYSRYHRKVKEQEFLALRQGDMSVSEYERRFHDLSLFTPHYVPTEEHMIEKLRDGLRQDLRQGLIALRFKSVRELIEAAQALEACIGESQGGHQGIGKKRDGDYFSGRPPLPKKGKSGVFEQYRKKGSLMLPPHQQSSGRVMVGQSHSRENSSTGTGDCKGVDYPFCHFKRDCPKRNTGQVQSYRQPSQSHQQSVTVNRPVRSSQSGANSSRGRPRAQNDRTPGRVFHLTQEEVRAASDVVAGTLLLNDFNMHVLFYPGTTHSFIAKRIVIKLRKGVEIVEKGFLIGTPMGNMVETNIVYVDVGVSLSGYETEVDLIPLELHDFDIILGMNWLSKYKARIDCYAKTVTFQTPKGERMIFKGERILKPIALISVVTAQKLLRKGCMGYLTYILNFDDEGPRLKDIPVVKEFPDVFPKELPGLPPKREVEVSIDTFPGVPPIAQQPYRVAPAELNELKTQLQELLDKGYIRPSNSPWGAPVLFVR